One window of the Longimicrobiaceae bacterium genome contains the following:
- a CDS encoding alpha/beta fold hydrolase has product MKHGMTSSGVRLHYVEAGEGPLVLLLHGFPEFWYGWRHQIPALAAAGFRVVAPDMRGYNLSDKPEGVEAYRVERLVEDAAELIRHAGEARAHLVGHDWGGVVGWYFAMLRPELLDRMAILNAPHPAAFAREIVKPDQMLRSAYAGFFQLPALPEAALRAGDFALLERVFRTEPVRPGAFTDADLELYREAFSQPGALTASLDYYRAFARFERPEVRPVAAPTLLVWGEKDPHLVVRLTEGLEKWVHDLRVERFPEASHWVAADEPERVNRLLIDFLRGG; this is encoded by the coding sequence ATGAAGCACGGGATGACGAGCTCGGGGGTGCGGCTGCACTACGTGGAGGCGGGGGAGGGGCCGCTGGTGCTTCTCCTGCACGGCTTCCCGGAGTTCTGGTACGGGTGGCGGCACCAGATCCCGGCGCTCGCGGCGGCGGGGTTCCGCGTGGTCGCGCCGGACATGCGCGGCTACAACCTTTCGGACAAGCCGGAGGGGGTGGAGGCGTACCGGGTGGAGCGGCTGGTGGAGGACGCCGCGGAGCTGATCCGCCACGCCGGGGAGGCGCGGGCGCACCTGGTGGGGCACGACTGGGGCGGGGTGGTGGGCTGGTACTTCGCCATGCTCCGCCCGGAGCTGCTGGACCGCATGGCGATCCTCAACGCGCCGCACCCGGCCGCCTTCGCCCGGGAGATCGTCAAGCCGGACCAGATGCTCCGCTCCGCGTACGCCGGGTTCTTCCAGCTCCCGGCCCTCCCCGAGGCCGCCCTGCGTGCCGGCGACTTCGCCCTGCTGGAGCGGGTCTTCCGCACCGAGCCGGTGCGGCCCGGCGCCTTCACCGACGCGGACCTGGAGCTGTACCGGGAAGCGTTCTCGCAGCCGGGGGCGCTCACCGCGTCGCTCGACTACTACCGCGCCTTCGCCCGCTTCGAGCGGCCGGAGGTGCGCCCCGTCGCCGCGCCCACGCTCCTCGTCTGGGGGGAAAAGGATCCCCACCTCGTGGTCCGACTCACGGAGGGGCTGGAGAAGTGGGTCCACGACCTCCGCGTGGAGCGCTTCCCCGAGGCCAGCCACTGGGTCGCCGCCGACGAGCCGGAGCGGGTGAACCGGCTGCTGATCGACTTTCTCCGCGGCGGGTGA